The proteins below come from a single candidate division WOR-3 bacterium genomic window:
- the nadA gene encoding quinolinate synthase NadA yields MANNAGLTEKILKLKKSLKAVILVHNYQNPELYAVADFVGDSLDLAQNAQKTQAPIIIFCGVRFMAETAKILNPQARVFLVAKDAGCPLADTISAPALRQAKEQYQPDLVVAYVNTTAEVKAEAHLCVTSANAVKVISKLPEHYKILFVPDKHLAQYVKIKTGRKIIEWPGYCYVHAEYFQASHVYRARIQYPDAKIIVHPECTPEVVAAADFVASTSGMVKLAQLFPQVVLGTEAGMCTRIKFSLPHIGCYPLAAQAICQDMKKTTLERLAWVLESLPLDHEIIVPEEVRTRAEKTLTKMLEYS; encoded by the coding sequence ATGGCAAACAACGCGGGCCTAACCGAAAAGATTCTGAAACTAAAAAAGAGCCTTAAGGCTGTAATTTTAGTCCATAACTATCAAAACCCAGAACTATATGCCGTAGCTGACTTTGTTGGCGATTCCTTAGATTTAGCCCAGAATGCCCAAAAAACCCAAGCCCCGATTATTATCTTTTGTGGTGTGCGCTTTATGGCTGAGACGGCCAAGATCTTAAATCCGCAGGCACGGGTGTTTTTAGTGGCCAAGGATGCTGGTTGTCCGTTAGCGGACACGATATCGGCTCCGGCGTTGCGACAAGCTAAAGAACAATACCAGCCGGACCTGGTTGTAGCTTATGTAAACACTACTGCTGAAGTCAAAGCCGAAGCTCACCTGTGCGTCACTTCGGCTAATGCCGTTAAGGTGATAAGCAAATTACCGGAGCATTACAAAATCTTATTTGTGCCCGACAAGCATTTGGCCCAATATGTAAAAATTAAGACCGGCCGTAAAATCATTGAATGGCCCGGCTACTGTTATGTGCATGCCGAGTATTTTCAAGCATCTCATGTCTACAGGGCCCGCATCCAGTATCCGGACGCCAAGATTATTGTCCATCCCGAATGTACACCTGAGGTGGTAGCCGCGGCCGATTTTGTGGCTTCAACCTCCGGCATGGTAAAATTGGCCCAACTCTTTCCTCAGGTCGTCTTAGGCACCGAAGCCGGTATGTGCACCCGAATTAAGTTCTCCTTACCGCACATCGGCTGTTATCCCTTAGCTGCCCAAGCCATCTGTCAGGATATGAAAAAAACGACCCTTGAGAGATTAGCTTGGGTCCTAGAGAGTCTTCCTTTAGACCACGAGATTATTGTGCCTGAAGAGGTCCGCACTCGAGCCGAAAAGACCCTAACTAAGATGCTTGAGTACTCGTAG
- the alaS gene encoding alanine--tRNA ligase yields MNHRDIRQTFLDFYAERGHKIVASSSLIPKDDPTLLFTSAGMVQFKPYYAGTVPVPYRRATSIQKCLRATDLEAVGKSIKYCTFFEMLGNFSFGDYFKKEAIPWAWEYLTEVVKLPKERLYVSVYEEDAEAYEIWRKDVGLAPERIFRLGADNNFWGPAGLVGACGPCSEIYYDLGEEFGCKKPNCGPGCDCERYLELYNIVFPQYDKQLDGRLLPLKNRGIDTGMGLERLAMVSQGKRSIFETDLFAPLLRRLTKILDRPLTLETKVAFYAAVDHARALTFAIGDGALPSNEGRGYVLRSILRRALLFAYKIGITEPFLYRLAGEVITEMRQWYPEYKEKQETIALVIKTEEERFLKTLASGLERFNELIEHYRDTKIIPGIEAFRLHDTFGFHIELSQELAKEADYQIDVLGFEAEMAKQKERSKKVIIDTNQAFTETEEEALARAALEFYGYDFTELETNLLLVRKLSDNEYEVLLERTPFYAQGGGQVGDTGRIVGEGFELEITDSYYKAQRRFSKGRLVRGELKEGVYLSEPILVKAIVDLERRREIERAHTATHLLHSALRQVLGEFTKQEGSLVEPGRLRFDFRAPAPLTTDQLNKLEELVNRKVLEDLKVEHLRNLPIAEAQKLGALAFFGETYGERVNVIKIGNFSCEFCGGTHLRRTGEIGLFKIVAEEAVAAGIRRITAYVGLKAYLETKRERALLDEALLVLKVPEERLAKRLSELLAEKTELERRLTELWHKQLKAEAQKLLSQSERYLGLNLIVAQFTDYEVNDLRIIADELRRAIPQRLCAILITEHSSGVRFVVGVSSDLKNLLPAKDLAQKLGEAIGGFGGGREHLAEGGAKSKPTGDFSSRAKEIIARYQGKILPDENLSPTEPND; encoded by the coding sequence ATGAATCATCGGGATATTAGACAAACCTTTTTAGATTTTTATGCTGAACGTGGCCATAAAATTGTGGCCTCATCCTCATTGATTCCCAAAGACGACCCAACCCTTTTATTTACCAGCGCTGGGATGGTTCAGTTTAAGCCGTATTATGCCGGCACGGTCCCGGTACCGTATCGTCGAGCCACATCGATACAGAAGTGTCTACGAGCCACGGACTTAGAGGCGGTTGGTAAATCAATTAAATACTGCACTTTTTTTGAAATGCTCGGTAACTTTTCGTTTGGTGATTATTTTAAGAAAGAGGCGATTCCTTGGGCCTGGGAATATCTTACCGAAGTAGTTAAATTACCTAAAGAGAGGTTATATGTCTCAGTATACGAAGAGGATGCTGAGGCTTATGAAATATGGCGTAAAGATGTTGGTCTTGCGCCTGAGCGCATCTTTCGGCTCGGAGCTGATAACAATTTCTGGGGACCAGCTGGACTGGTTGGGGCCTGCGGGCCTTGTTCGGAAATCTATTACGATTTAGGCGAAGAGTTTGGTTGTAAAAAGCCTAATTGTGGGCCGGGTTGCGATTGCGAGCGCTATTTAGAACTTTATAATATTGTGTTTCCGCAGTATGATAAGCAGCTGGATGGTCGACTCTTGCCCTTAAAAAATCGTGGTATTGATACCGGAATGGGTCTTGAGCGTCTGGCCATGGTCTCACAAGGTAAACGTTCCATATTTGAGACCGATCTTTTTGCGCCACTCTTGCGGCGGCTGACCAAAATTTTAGACCGGCCGTTAACCTTAGAAACCAAGGTGGCGTTTTACGCAGCTGTAGATCATGCGCGCGCCCTGACTTTTGCTATTGGTGATGGGGCCTTACCGTCAAATGAGGGTCGGGGTTATGTGCTGCGCAGCATTTTGCGCCGGGCCTTGCTTTTTGCTTATAAAATTGGCATTACCGAACCATTTCTCTATCGGTTAGCTGGCGAGGTTATTACGGAGATGCGGCAGTGGTATCCAGAATATAAAGAGAAACAAGAGACAATAGCCCTGGTGATAAAAACCGAAGAAGAGCGCTTCTTAAAAACCTTAGCTAGTGGCCTTGAGCGCTTTAACGAATTAATCGAGCACTATCGGGACACAAAAATTATTCCCGGAATCGAGGCTTTTCGACTGCACGATACTTTTGGATTTCATATTGAGCTTTCCCAAGAGTTAGCTAAAGAAGCCGATTATCAGATCGATGTGTTAGGTTTTGAGGCCGAGATGGCCAAGCAGAAAGAGCGTTCCAAGAAAGTTATCATCGATACGAATCAAGCTTTTACGGAAACCGAAGAAGAAGCCTTGGCTCGAGCCGCCTTAGAGTTTTACGGCTACGATTTCACTGAGTTAGAGACTAATCTACTGTTAGTGCGTAAACTTTCGGATAACGAATACGAAGTTCTCCTGGAGCGCACGCCGTTTTACGCCCAAGGCGGTGGGCAGGTCGGGGATACCGGCAGGATTGTTGGTGAAGGTTTTGAATTAGAGATTACGGATAGCTATTATAAAGCCCAGCGGCGCTTTTCTAAGGGTCGGCTGGTGCGGGGCGAACTTAAAGAAGGAGTCTATCTTTCTGAACCGATCTTAGTAAAGGCAATTGTGGATCTAGAGCGGCGAAGAGAAATCGAACGCGCCCATACGGCAACCCATCTTTTGCACAGTGCTTTACGGCAGGTTTTAGGAGAATTTACCAAGCAAGAAGGTTCGTTAGTAGAACCTGGCCGGTTGCGTTTTGATTTTCGGGCTCCAGCGCCGCTTACTACAGATCAACTAAATAAGCTTGAAGAACTAGTAAATCGCAAGGTGCTGGAAGACCTCAAAGTTGAGCATCTCCGGAACTTGCCCATAGCCGAGGCCCAAAAGCTTGGGGCTTTAGCCTTTTTTGGTGAGACTTATGGCGAGCGGGTCAATGTCATCAAGATAGGAAATTTTTCTTGCGAGTTTTGTGGTGGTACACATCTACGCCGCACCGGCGAGATTGGCTTATTTAAGATCGTAGCTGAAGAAGCCGTCGCGGCTGGAATTCGGCGTATTACCGCCTATGTTGGGCTTAAGGCTTATTTAGAAACCAAACGCGAACGGGCATTATTGGATGAGGCACTTTTGGTGCTGAAAGTACCTGAAGAACGCTTAGCCAAGCGGCTTAGTGAGCTATTGGCCGAAAAAACTGAATTAGAAAGGCGTCTGACTGAGTTATGGCATAAGCAGCTCAAAGCCGAAGCCCAGAAACTTCTTAGCCAGTCAGAACGCTACTTAGGACTTAATCTTATTGTAGCCCAGTTTACCGATTACGAGGTAAACGATTTACGCATTATCGCTGATGAGTTGCGCCGGGCGATTCCCCAAAGGCTCTGCGCAATCCTAATAACTGAGCACAGCTCGGGAGTTCGATTTGTAGTCGGTGTGTCGTCTGATCTAAAAAATCTATTACCAGCTAAAGACCTGGCTCAAAAGCTTGGCGAGGCCATAGGCGGGTTTGGCGGCGGACGCGAGCATTTAGCTGAAGGGGGTGCTAAGAGTAAACCAACTGGGGATTTCAGCTCGAGGGCTAAAGAAATTATCGCAAGGTATCAGGGTAAAATTTTACCCGACGAGAATTTGAGCCCAACCGAGCCTAATGACTAA
- a CDS encoding WG repeat-containing protein: MLSKWRQLFFVLLIIGASLETRANNLFLIRRHNKYGYIDRKGQVVINPIYDYAREFSEGLAAVALKGLWGYIDTLGRYQIPLQYDWAESFSWGRAEVRLNNKRYYINRKGEVVFELKYPYADEFSEGRLRVSNGEKYGFLDPAGRLIGKLGYDWADNFSQGLAVVCKDKKYGFINIKGEYYIRPQFSWAGRFQDNRAPIKLDSQYGYINLRQEIIIPPRFDDAWEFSEGLAVVRVNNYFGAIDSLGKFVILPKYQGLASFSEGLIAFTLDSLYGYLDTSGRVVIPAKFSYAGPFRGGLALVKIKDQWAYINKAGKIIWSERK; the protein is encoded by the coding sequence ATGTTGAGCAAATGGCGACAGTTATTTTTTGTTTTATTGATTATTGGGGCAAGCCTTGAGACCCGGGCCAATAATTTATTTCTAATTCGGCGGCATAATAAATACGGCTATATTGATCGTAAAGGCCAAGTAGTAATTAATCCGATCTACGATTATGCGCGAGAGTTTTCTGAAGGCTTAGCAGCGGTCGCGCTTAAAGGGCTCTGGGGCTATATTGATACTTTAGGTCGGTATCAAATTCCCTTGCAATACGATTGGGCTGAAAGTTTTAGTTGGGGTCGTGCCGAGGTCCGGCTGAACAATAAGAGATATTATATTAATAGAAAAGGCGAAGTAGTATTTGAACTAAAATATCCCTATGCCGATGAATTTTCCGAAGGTCGATTGCGGGTTTCGAATGGGGAAAAATATGGCTTTCTTGACCCAGCCGGACGGCTTATTGGCAAGTTAGGCTACGACTGGGCTGATAACTTTTCCCAAGGCTTAGCCGTGGTATGTAAAGACAAGAAATACGGCTTTATTAATATCAAAGGCGAGTATTATATAAGACCGCAATTTAGCTGGGCTGGGCGCTTTCAGGACAACCGGGCTCCAATTAAACTGGACTCGCAATATGGCTATATCAATCTTCGGCAGGAGATTATTATTCCGCCACGTTTTGACGACGCCTGGGAGTTCTCGGAAGGTTTGGCTGTAGTGCGCGTCAATAACTACTTTGGGGCCATTGACAGCTTAGGCAAGTTTGTAATTTTACCCAAATATCAGGGACTGGCGAGCTTTAGTGAGGGGCTTATAGCATTTACCCTAGACAGCCTATATGGCTATTTGGATACCTCAGGTCGGGTGGTAATCCCGGCAAAGTTTAGTTATGCTGGGCCATTTCGGGGCGGCTTGGCATTAGTAAAGATTAAAGACCAATGGGCGTATATCAATAAAGCTGGTAAGATTATTTGGAGCGAACGCAAATAA
- the mutM gene encoding bifunctional DNA-formamidopyrimidine glycosylase/DNA-(apurinic or apyrimidinic site) lyase encodes MPELPEVQTICQELSPLIKNKQIQHIDIYRPDSIGYPTPKDFVRSLLNQKIKDIFTRGKYILISLSKNKILVFHLRLSGQLRYFLNSKVQPQKTERLRLTFNNGDALSFFEPRALGKVYLIHNNKYPKELSGLKNLGLEPTSNDFNYKYLFNKIKNRRAKIKTLLLDQTICAGVGNIYSDEALFLAGIHPWTPANKLSLSEIKKLTRALKLILRRALKTKGSSVRDYLRPDGSSGGYQLSAYVYNREGEKCLKCGAIISFLKFGNRRTRFCPTCQQLR; translated from the coding sequence ATGCCCGAACTTCCTGAAGTCCAAACGATTTGTCAAGAGCTAAGCCCTTTAATAAAAAACAAACAAATTCAGCACATCGATATTTATCGACCGGATAGTATCGGTTATCCAACACCTAAAGATTTTGTGCGTAGTCTTTTGAACCAAAAAATTAAAGATATTTTTACTCGTGGTAAATATATTTTAATATCGTTAAGCAAGAATAAAATTTTGGTCTTTCACTTAAGACTCTCTGGTCAACTTAGATATTTTTTAAATTCTAAAGTCCAGCCCCAAAAGACCGAACGGCTGCGACTTACATTTAACAATGGCGACGCCTTAAGTTTTTTTGAGCCTCGGGCATTGGGTAAGGTTTATTTAATCCACAATAATAAATATCCCAAAGAGCTTTCTGGCTTAAAAAACCTTGGATTGGAACCCACCTCAAACGATTTTAATTATAAGTATTTGTTTAATAAAATTAAGAATCGCAGGGCAAAGATCAAGACATTGCTTCTAGATCAAACAATCTGTGCTGGCGTTGGCAATATTTATTCTGATGAAGCACTGTTTTTAGCCGGAATACACCCCTGGACACCAGCTAATAAATTGTCCTTATCTGAAATTAAAAAGCTAACGCGTGCTTTAAAATTAATCTTGCGCCGGGCTCTAAAAACTAAAGGCAGTTCGGTAAGAGATTACCTTCGTCCAGATGGCAGTTCCGGAGGGTATCAACTATCAGCGTATGTTTATAACCGAGAGGGCGAAAAATGTCTTAAATGCGGCGCTATAATTTCATTTCTTAAATTCGGCAATCGCCGCACGCGGTTTTGTCCTACTTGCCAGCAGCTGCGATAA
- a CDS encoding HypC/HybG/HupF family hydrogenase formation chaperone, with protein MCLAIPAKVIKIKGDTATVDVSGIRREINILLCPQVKVGDYVIVHAGFALKIIDKKYAQETLKIFKDISRLNKNSRHS; from the coding sequence ATGTGCCTAGCAATACCAGCTAAGGTCATAAAAATTAAAGGCGATACGGCAACGGTTGACGTTTCGGGTATTCGCCGAGAAATAAACATTCTGTTATGCCCACAGGTCAAAGTCGGCGATTATGTTATTGTCCATGCTGGATTTGCATTAAAAATAATTGATAAAAAATATGCCCAAGAAACCCTGAAAATCTTTAAAGACATCAGTAGGCTTAATAAAAATTCTCGGCATTCCTAA
- the radA gene encoding DNA repair protein RadA, with the protein MPKPKSIYVCAVCGQQSLGWLGRCPACGAWNSFHQEVLNPEPQSTLMPQSQPEPLTAIRQHPLNRYQTGLGDLDRILGGGLVQGSVLLLGGEPGIGKSTLALQLLANLTGPADKPRLYISGEETNEALALRAQRLSITNPNIYLYAETNLQAIIQQIEHQKPGIVIVDSIQTIYHPNLLASPGSMSQVRSCAQELISRLKAQNITGILIGHITKFGTLAGPKTLEHLVDLVVYFEGERSGLYRLLRVVKNRYGPTSDLAVFQMTDQGLVPEDYSKLFVLSEHGETQPGRVLIPTLEGERALLIELEALSATSYFNYPQRICTGFDPKRLAMLLSILEHHLEINIGSRDIFVKTAYGLHLDDPAADLGIIAAVVSSYYKKPIARNRAILGEVALCGEIRRVLRVNLRAREAQRFGIQELIVPKSHLAELNRTESGIKLIGVENLKEALEVLELL; encoded by the coding sequence ATGCCCAAACCGAAATCGATCTATGTATGCGCCGTATGTGGCCAGCAAAGCTTAGGCTGGCTAGGACGCTGTCCGGCGTGCGGAGCTTGGAATAGCTTTCATCAGGAAGTGCTAAACCCAGAACCCCAATCGACCCTGATGCCCCAGAGCCAACCAGAACCCTTAACGGCTATCAGACAGCATCCGCTTAACCGCTACCAGACCGGACTCGGCGACTTAGACCGCATCTTAGGCGGTGGCTTGGTCCAAGGCTCGGTGCTACTCTTGGGTGGGGAACCGGGCATCGGTAAATCAACCTTAGCCTTACAACTTTTAGCCAACCTGACCGGTCCGGCCGATAAACCCCGACTATATATCTCCGGTGAAGAAACCAACGAAGCCTTAGCCCTCCGAGCCCAACGCCTGAGTATTACCAACCCTAATATCTATCTGTATGCCGAAACCAATCTCCAAGCCATCATCCAGCAAATCGAACACCAGAAACCCGGAATCGTAATTGTAGACTCGATTCAAACCATATACCATCCCAACCTCTTAGCCAGCCCGGGTAGCATGAGCCAGGTGCGCAGCTGTGCCCAAGAGTTAATCTCCCGGCTTAAAGCCCAAAATATTACCGGCATCCTAATTGGCCATATTACTAAGTTTGGCACCCTGGCCGGTCCTAAGACCTTAGAACATTTAGTCGATTTGGTCGTATACTTTGAAGGCGAACGCTCCGGACTATATCGGCTGTTGCGCGTGGTCAAGAATCGCTATGGCCCAACCTCAGATCTGGCTGTCTTTCAGATGACCGATCAAGGCTTGGTGCCGGAGGATTACTCTAAACTCTTCGTACTCTCAGAGCACGGCGAAACACAACCGGGCCGGGTGCTGATTCCGACCTTAGAAGGTGAACGCGCCCTATTAATTGAACTTGAAGCCCTATCGGCAACCAGCTATTTTAATTATCCGCAACGCATCTGCACCGGCTTTGATCCCAAACGCTTAGCCATGCTCTTAAGCATCTTAGAACACCACCTCGAAATAAACATCGGCAGCCGAGATATCTTTGTGAAAACCGCCTACGGCCTACACCTCGATGACCCGGCAGCTGATTTAGGCATCATCGCGGCTGTTGTCTCCTCGTACTATAAAAAGCCAATCGCCCGAAACCGCGCCATCTTAGGTGAAGTCGCCTTATGCGGGGAAATCCGACGAGTCCTCCGAGTTAACCTCCGAGCCCGGGAAGCCCAACGCTTTGGCATCCAAGAACTGATCGTACCTAAAAGCCATCTCGCCGAGCTAAACCGCACCGAATCCGGCATTAAATTGATCGGCGTCGAAAACCTAAAAGAAGCCTTAGAAGTATTAGAACTTTTATAA
- the recA gene encoding recombinase RecA, with translation MADEEKIKALKQAISQVEKQFGKGAIMRLGDSSVEVQTEVIPTGSIGLDYALGVGGLPRGRVIEIFGPEASGKTTLTLQIIAQVQKLGGTAVFIDAEHALDVRYAQALGVDLDNLFVAQPDSGEQALEIAETLTRSGALDVFVIDSVAALVPRAEIEGEMGDAFVGVQARLMSQALRKLSAVISKSKTCAVFTNQIRQKIGVMFGNPETTPGGLALKFYASIRLDIRRIGQIKRGEEIVGSRTKVKVVKNKLAPPFKEAEFDIIYGKGISRAGELVDLGLQFNVLERAGAWYQFEGEKIGQGRENAIQFLEANPEFAQKIEKKLIAVLYAKPDEIKTETKQKKS, from the coding sequence ATGGCTGACGAGGAGAAAATCAAGGCATTAAAGCAAGCGATTTCGCAGGTTGAAAAACAGTTCGGGAAGGGTGCCATTATGCGTTTAGGCGACTCCTCGGTTGAAGTTCAAACCGAGGTGATTCCCACCGGCTCCATTGGACTAGATTATGCCTTAGGGGTTGGAGGTCTACCGCGGGGGCGGGTAATTGAGATCTTTGGACCTGAGGCTTCGGGCAAAACCACCCTTACCTTACAAATAATTGCCCAAGTGCAGAAGCTTGGGGGCACAGCCGTATTTATTGATGCTGAGCACGCCTTAGATGTGCGCTATGCCCAGGCCTTAGGGGTCGATTTAGACAATCTATTTGTGGCCCAGCCCGATAGCGGTGAGCAGGCCCTAGAGATTGCTGAAACCTTGACCCGTTCTGGGGCTTTGGATGTATTTGTAATTGATTCCGTGGCGGCACTAGTGCCGCGGGCCGAGATTGAAGGCGAAATGGGTGATGCCTTTGTCGGTGTGCAGGCCCGGTTAATGTCTCAAGCTCTACGCAAGCTTTCGGCCGTGATCAGTAAATCAAAAACTTGTGCTGTGTTTACTAATCAGATTCGCCAAAAGATCGGTGTGATGTTTGGTAATCCCGAGACCACCCCAGGTGGTTTGGCTTTGAAGTTTTATGCCAGTATTCGGTTAGATATTCGCCGAATTGGTCAGATTAAGCGCGGTGAAGAGATTGTTGGTAGTCGAACCAAAGTAAAAGTCGTGAAAAATAAATTAGCCCCACCATTTAAAGAAGCCGAGTTTGATATCATCTATGGTAAGGGAATTTCTCGGGCTGGCGAACTGGTTGATTTAGGACTACAGTTTAATGTCCTAGAACGGGCCGGAGCCTGGTACCAATTTGAGGGTGAAAAGATTGGTCAGGGGCGCGAAAATGCCATTCAGTTTTTAGAAGCTAATCCGGAGTTTGCCCAAAAAATTGAGAAAAAGTTAATTGCGGTATTATATGCCAAACCTGATGAAATTAAAACTGAGACCAAACAGAAGAAATCCTAA
- a CDS encoding RecX family transcriptional regulator: MKLKLRPNRRNPNKLSLYLDGRYFTSLSRDLVLKLGITTDEELTEEQVDLLGLRANEEKARSYALRLLSYRPRSKNELLERLTKKGYPQEIIRKVVENLAKENLISDYEYAKSIVRHYLNFRLKGRHKIIYELKKRGISEEIINQVLKEINPEEELRALKTLLAKKLMSKTQEPSKLKARLMRSGFSLSLINKVLHETR; encoded by the coding sequence ATGAAATTAAAACTGAGACCAAACAGAAGAAATCCTAATAAGCTGTCGTTATATTTAGATGGCCGGTATTTTACCAGTCTGTCTCGAGATCTGGTATTAAAATTAGGCATCACAACCGATGAGGAACTAACCGAAGAGCAGGTTGATCTTTTGGGACTAAGGGCTAATGAAGAAAAGGCCCGCAGTTATGCCTTACGACTACTTTCTTATCGCCCCCGGAGTAAAAACGAGCTACTTGAACGGTTAACGAAAAAAGGCTATCCCCAGGAAATTATCCGTAAGGTTGTAGAAAATTTAGCTAAAGAAAATTTAATCTCAGATTACGAGTATGCGAAAAGCATTGTTCGGCACTATCTCAATTTTCGACTCAAAGGACGCCATAAAATTATCTATGAGCTTAAAAAGCGAGGGATTTCAGAAGAGATTATAAATCAGGTCCTAAAAGAGATTAACCCGGAAGAAGAGCTTCGGGCGTTAAAAACATTATTAGCCAAAAAACTCATGAGTAAAACCCAAGAGCCATCAAAACTTAAGGCGCGGCTAATGCGTAGTGGTTTTAGTTTATCCCTAATTAATAAAGTTTTACACGAGACCAGATGA
- a CDS encoding ARMT1-like domain-containing protein, with translation MQSSSQCIPCVLMQVKRILAHVPNISEETKKHVYKVALETAAKTSLEHPPSKFTSEVLEAVYQELGNIDPFVLVRRKENELGERLYNELKPKISRLSDPIFSGIKASACGNIIDVGPADIYLDAAQKDLRKEFLELFEKPFTINHYQIFKEKFKTAETILYILDNAGEVFLDKLVLESLKDKKINIVLKAYPILNDAVAEDARRAKLDTLGQLLELNKDTNKRYLGVDFSAVTDEFLSNFENADIVIAKGHANFESLINVDRDCFFILMAKCPVVASYLNVKVGEQVFYYSPIKGEE, from the coding sequence ATGCAGTCCTCGTCCCAATGCATACCATGCGTGCTTATGCAAGTTAAGCGCATTTTAGCTCATGTTCCTAATATTAGTGAAGAAACTAAAAAACACGTATATAAAGTTGCCTTAGAGACTGCAGCTAAAACCTCCCTAGAACATCCTCCAAGTAAGTTTACATCTGAAGTGCTTGAAGCTGTATACCAAGAACTTGGAAATATTGACCCGTTTGTTTTAGTGAGGCGCAAAGAAAATGAGCTGGGAGAACGGCTTTATAATGAGTTAAAACCTAAAATTAGCCGACTTTCTGATCCAATTTTTTCAGGGATTAAGGCCTCAGCTTGCGGTAATATCATCGATGTCGGGCCAGCCGATATTTATTTAGATGCCGCCCAAAAAGATTTAAGAAAAGAATTTCTCGAACTTTTTGAAAAACCTTTTACGATAAATCACTACCAAATTTTTAAGGAGAAATTTAAAACCGCCGAAACAATTTTATATATTTTAGATAATGCCGGAGAGGTTTTTTTAGATAAACTGGTTTTAGAATCCCTCAAAGACAAAAAGATCAATATTGTGCTAAAGGCCTATCCAATCCTCAATGATGCAGTAGCTGAAGACGCTCGCCGGGCCAAATTAGATACCCTGGGCCAATTACTAGAACTTAATAAAGACACCAATAAACGCTATCTCGGAGTTGATTTCTCGGCAGTAACCGACGAATTTTTATCTAACTTTGAAAATGCTGATATCGTAATTGCCAAAGGTCATGCAAATTTTGAATCACTAATTAATGTCGACCGCGACTGTTTTTTTATTCTTATGGCTAAATGCCCGGTGGTTGCCAGCTACTTAAATGTTAAGGTCGGTGAGCAAGTGTTTTACTACTCGCCCATTAAAGGTGAAGAGTAA
- a CDS encoding TRAM domain-containing protein, translating into MWLKEPTYIITQKSLADPRVLKLFAKKVLNGKLVIIPDTQAQTNNELTHERRLRHLQSLQQLLKGKLKVIDKPLDHKDLLKLLKGKHRYFITTMAQELLPIKDELTGLNILDLNELYKDLEPDYLPGTELRVVVSKRGKEETEGIGYVDGGIKVVISDGARYLGKELEVIVTAGIETNVGKLIFARPKYREV; encoded by the coding sequence ATGTGGCTTAAAGAACCAACCTACATTATAACCCAAAAAAGCTTAGCCGACCCCCGAGTGCTAAAACTCTTCGCCAAAAAAGTCCTCAACGGTAAACTCGTAATTATCCCCGATACCCAAGCCCAAACCAATAACGAACTCACCCACGAACGCCGCTTACGACACCTCCAAAGTCTCCAACAACTCTTAAAAGGTAAATTGAAAGTAATAGATAAGCCTTTAGACCACAAAGATTTATTAAAGCTTCTTAAAGGTAAGCATCGGTATTTTATTACAACGATGGCGCAGGAGTTATTGCCCATAAAGGACGAGCTTACTGGGCTCAATATTTTGGACTTAAACGAGCTATATAAAGACTTAGAGCCGGATTATTTACCGGGTACTGAGCTTCGGGTTGTGGTCTCAAAGCGGGGTAAAGAAGAGACTGAAGGCATTGGCTATGTCGACGGTGGTATAAAGGTTGTGATCAGTGATGGCGCGCGCTATCTGGGTAAAGAGCTTGAGGTAATTGTTACGGCCGGTATTGAAACCAATGTTGGTAAACTAATTTTTGCCCGGCCGAAGTATCGGGAAGTCTAG